One genomic region from Haloarcula sp. DT43 encodes:
- the cyaB gene encoding class IV adenylate cyclase — protein sequence MYEVEVKVPADIKAVAERLDELGAEQVDTVIQTDTYYDAPHRDFAQTDEAFRVRRETRQGETSAKVTYKGPLLEAESKSREELETGVADGDDVDAIVRQLGFEPAATVRKNRRVYEVREYAVTLDAVDDVGEFVEVERETDGDIEPVREGAYEVLRDLGLDPSDQQRTSYLGLLLDDASE from the coding sequence ATGTACGAAGTCGAGGTCAAGGTGCCGGCGGACATCAAGGCCGTCGCGGAACGGCTCGACGAGCTCGGGGCCGAACAGGTCGATACGGTGATACAGACAGACACGTACTACGACGCCCCCCACCGGGACTTCGCCCAGACAGACGAGGCGTTCCGGGTCCGCCGCGAGACCAGGCAGGGGGAAACGAGCGCGAAGGTCACGTACAAGGGCCCACTCCTCGAAGCGGAGTCGAAGAGCCGCGAGGAGCTCGAGACGGGAGTCGCGGACGGCGACGACGTCGACGCCATCGTCCGGCAGCTCGGTTTCGAGCCGGCGGCGACCGTCCGGAAGAACCGCCGGGTCTACGAGGTCCGGGAGTACGCCGTCACGCTCGACGCCGTCGACGACGTCGGGGAGTTCGTCGAGGTCGAGCGCGAGACCGACGGCGACATCGAGCCCGTGCGGGAGGGTGCCTACGAGGTGCTCCGGGACCTCGGTCTCGACCCGAGCGACCAGCAGCGGACTTCCTACCTCGGTCTGCTGCTCGACGATGCGAGCGAGTAA
- a CDS encoding threonine ammonia-lyase, translated as MAGRYEPINSPDETTLFPYHDLTPPTVPAVVRARRRTRQHLPETPLVRSEPLSAALDADVLLKREDTLPTGAFKVRGGVNLVASLDEEFREAGLLAASTGNHGQSIAWAGREFDVPVTIGVPEDATAGKVDALEQLGAEVIQHGEDYDEAREHIEELATQREARYVHSGNEPKLLAGVGTAGLEILDERPDVDRVFCPVGGGTAAAGYCITLGAMTDAAVVGVQAERAPAVYRAWQEETLDGLDSVDTIAEGVATRVPFALPTEILQAGLADFRLVSEDAIADAVARLFATDRIVMEGACATAVAAALRAGDELRGETVVLPVSGRNIDRDKFARLLAESEY; from the coding sequence ATGGCCGGTCGCTACGAGCCGATCAACTCCCCGGACGAGACGACCCTCTTTCCGTACCACGACCTGACGCCGCCGACGGTCCCGGCAGTCGTGCGCGCCCGGCGACGCACCCGACAGCACCTCCCGGAGACGCCTCTGGTCCGCAGCGAGCCCCTCTCTGCCGCCCTCGACGCCGACGTCCTGCTCAAGCGCGAAGACACGCTCCCGACCGGCGCGTTCAAAGTCCGCGGCGGCGTGAACCTCGTCGCGTCGCTGGACGAGGAGTTCCGCGAAGCGGGGCTGCTCGCCGCGAGCACGGGGAACCACGGCCAGTCTATCGCCTGGGCCGGCCGCGAGTTCGATGTCCCCGTCACCATCGGCGTCCCCGAAGACGCGACCGCCGGCAAGGTCGACGCGCTGGAGCAACTCGGCGCGGAGGTCATCCAGCACGGCGAGGACTACGACGAGGCCCGCGAACACATTGAGGAGCTGGCGACCCAGCGCGAAGCCCGCTACGTCCACTCGGGCAACGAACCGAAGTTGCTCGCCGGCGTCGGCACCGCGGGGTTGGAAATCCTCGACGAGCGGCCCGACGTCGACCGGGTGTTCTGCCCCGTCGGCGGCGGCACCGCCGCGGCCGGGTACTGCATCACGCTCGGGGCGATGACCGACGCCGCCGTCGTCGGCGTCCAGGCCGAGCGCGCGCCCGCGGTGTACCGCGCCTGGCAGGAGGAGACGCTGGACGGCCTCGACAGCGTCGACACTATCGCCGAGGGCGTTGCGACCCGGGTCCCGTTCGCGCTCCCGACCGAAATCCTGCAGGCGGGGCTCGCCGATTTCCGGCTCGTGTCCGAGGACGCCATCGCGGACGCCGTGGCACGCCTGTTCGCGACGGACCGCATCGTCATGGAGGGGGCCTGTGCGACGGCCGTCGCCGCGGCGCTCCGGGCTGGCGACGAGCTACGGGGCGAGACGGTCGTCCTCCCCGTCTCGGGGCGGAACATCGACCGCGATAAGTTCGCCCGGTTGCTGGCCGAAAGCGAGTACTAG
- a CDS encoding FKBP-type peptidyl-prolyl cis-trans isomerase translates to MSNESETEADEETAAEEEQAEGLQKGDVVKLAYTARTVDGGQLVDTTDEEVAEDDGIDTEQQEFGPRTIVLGENHIFPDVEQDIYGKEVGDEGTVTVAAADAFGEYDEEEVRTVSKDKIPEDDRYPGAHVDIEGEHGHVETIIGGRARVDFNHPLAGEDVEYEYEILEEVTDREEKAQGIIQMMLDMELEVWFETDTVEEEQLVESEDDEDEESEPEYETVEVEKETLYIEATPQLTMNQQWMMGKQQIAQQLTQLLDIDRIIVQEEIGGGGMGMPGMMGGMGGAGGADIEDALEDADVDAEEIVEEIEGAEE, encoded by the coding sequence ATGAGCAACGAGTCCGAGACCGAGGCAGACGAGGAGACCGCAGCCGAAGAAGAGCAGGCGGAGGGACTACAGAAGGGCGACGTCGTCAAGCTCGCCTACACCGCACGTACCGTCGACGGCGGCCAGCTCGTCGACACGACCGACGAGGAAGTCGCCGAGGACGACGGCATCGACACCGAACAGCAGGAGTTCGGTCCGCGCACCATCGTGCTGGGCGAGAACCACATCTTCCCCGACGTCGAGCAGGACATCTACGGGAAAGAGGTCGGCGACGAGGGCACCGTCACCGTCGCCGCCGCCGACGCCTTCGGCGAGTACGACGAGGAAGAGGTCCGGACGGTCTCGAAGGACAAGATTCCCGAGGACGACCGCTACCCCGGCGCACACGTCGACATCGAGGGCGAGCACGGCCACGTCGAGACCATCATCGGCGGCCGCGCGCGCGTGGACTTCAACCACCCGCTGGCCGGCGAGGATGTCGAGTACGAGTACGAAATCCTCGAAGAGGTCACGGACCGCGAGGAGAAGGCCCAGGGCATCATCCAGATGATGCTCGACATGGAGCTCGAGGTGTGGTTCGAGACCGACACCGTCGAGGAAGAACAGCTCGTCGAGAGCGAGGACGACGAGGACGAGGAGTCCGAGCCCGAGTACGAGACCGTCGAGGTCGAGAAGGAGACCCTCTACATCGAGGCGACGCCCCAGCTGACGATGAACCAGCAGTGGATGATGGGCAAACAGCAGATAGCCCAGCAGCTCACCCAGCTGCTCGACATCGACCGCATCATCGTCCAGGAAGAGATCGGTGGCGGCGGCATGGGCATGCCCGGCATGATGGGCGGCATGGGCGGTGCCGGCGGCGCTGACATCGAGGACGCGCTGGAAGACGCGGACGTCGACGCCGAGGAAATCGTCGAAGAAATCGAAGGCGCCGAGGAGTAA
- a CDS encoding RAD55 family ATPase, with amino-acid sequence MANRLRTGIDVLDRKLDGGIPAGSIVVLSAQPASQAELFLYELTATRGTLWLSLDRTAESVIASIEQTPANTGDPTVRHISGEAPLDNAGKLVSALPETSNLIVDPLDVLEAQEPHSRFRAFMNDLQNHIVNTGSLAIVHCLDGREVPPLRDTTEHFADVVFQLDTTTTGDEVENRLAIPKFRGGRAPTDIIKLNLVEEVSIDTSRDIA; translated from the coding sequence ATGGCCAACCGGTTGCGAACGGGCATCGACGTCCTCGACAGAAAGCTCGACGGTGGCATCCCCGCCGGGAGCATCGTCGTGCTCTCTGCACAGCCGGCCAGCCAGGCGGAGCTGTTCCTCTACGAACTCACCGCCACGCGCGGGACACTGTGGCTCTCGCTCGACCGGACCGCCGAGTCGGTCATCGCCAGCATCGAGCAGACGCCGGCCAACACCGGCGACCCGACGGTGCGACACATCTCCGGCGAAGCGCCGCTGGACAACGCCGGCAAGCTCGTCTCGGCGCTCCCGGAGACGTCGAACCTCATCGTCGACCCGCTGGACGTGCTGGAAGCACAGGAGCCACACTCGCGCTTTCGCGCCTTCATGAACGACCTGCAGAACCACATCGTCAACACCGGCAGCCTCGCCATCGTCCACTGTCTCGACGGCCGGGAGGTGCCGCCGCTCCGGGACACGACCGAGCACTTCGCGGACGTGGTGTTCCAGCTCGATACCACGACGACCGGAGACGAGGTGGAGAACCGCCTCGCGATTCCGAAGTTCCGCGGCGGACGCGCCCCCACCGACATCATCAAGCTCAACCTCGTCGAAGAGGTCAGCATCGACACCAGCCGCGACATCGCCTGA